One Rhea pennata isolate bPtePen1 chromosome 3, bPtePen1.pri, whole genome shotgun sequence DNA segment encodes these proteins:
- the LOC134138081 gene encoding lutropin-choriogonadotropic hormone receptor has protein sequence MLPPLLPLLLPLPLLLPPPPLPGATAARCPHGCTCARGALRCPPPPQGALPTPARASFTHLSVKVIPSHAFEGLRDAFIIEISQSDSLERIEASAFDSLPTLSEILILNTKNLLHIEDGAFRNLPRLKYLSICNTGIREFPDLTQIFSSEAHFILELCDNLRMTTIPRNAFQGMNNESLTLKLYKNGFEDIHSHAFNGTKLNQLILKDNKNLRRIHNDALRGATGPDVLDISSTALESLPSYGLEAVQVLNATSSYSLKRLPPLDKFSNLLEAVLTYPSHCCAFRNVRTEKQNSLLSIFDNFSKECESTMRKPTNEIFYRDDSYNTSLWSAEKNKSPFATDEENSPYSYSAFFYENEMTGLDFEYDFCQPKILTCTPEPDAFNPCEDILGYSFLRILIWFINILAIAGNFTVLLVLITSHYKLTVPRFLMCNLSFADFCMGLYLLLIASVDAQTSGQYYNYAIDWQTGSGCNTAGFFTVFASELSVYTLTVITVERWYTITYAMQLDRKLRLRHAVVIMLGGWVFSILIAVMPLLGVSSYMKVSICLPMDIETALSQAYILIILVLNVVAFIVICACYIKIYIAVQNPELVAANKDTKVAKRMAILIFTDFTCMAPISFFAISAAFKVPLITVTNSKILLVLFYPVNSCANPFLYAIFTKAFRRDFFLLMSKLGCCKSRAELYRMNYFSAYTSNCKNGSSATGPSKASQALLLLSALEKPYPAVRNKTSYKEN, from the exons atCATTTACTCATCTTTCTGTAAAAGTAATCCCTTCACATGCCTTTGAGGGACTTAGAGATGCCTTCATCAT TGAAATCTCTCAGAGCGACTCCCTAGAAAGAATAGAAGCTAGTGCATTCGACAGCCTTCCCACTTTGTCTGAAAT ATTAATCCTGAACACAAAAAATCTGTTACACATTGAAGATGGAGCATTCAGAAACCTTCCAAGGCTAAAATACTT GAGCATTTGTAATACTGGAATAAGAGAATTTCCAGATTTGACACAGATCTTCTCATCAGaagctcattttatttt gGAGCTCTGTGATAATTTGCGTATGACAACTATACCCCGAAATGCTTTCCAAGGGATGAACAATGAATCACTAACACT caaattatataaaaatggaTTTGAAGATATCCACAGTCATGCCTTCAATGGGACAAAGCTGAATCAATT AATTCTAAAGGACAATAAAAACCTCAGGAGAATACACAATGATGCCTTGAGGGGGGCCACAGGGCCAGACGTTCT ggATATTTCTTCAACAGCTCTGGAATCCCTGCCTAGTTATGGACTGGAGGCTGTTCAAGTCTTAAATGCAACATCATCTTACTCTTTAAAGAGACTGCCACCACTAGATAAATTCAGTAACCTGCTGGAAGCTGTTTTAACTTATCCCAGCCACTGCTGTGCTTTTAGAAATGTAAGGACAGAAAA AcaaaattctttgctttccatttttgaCAACTTCTCCAAAGAGTGCGAAAGCACCATGAGGAAACCAACTAATGAAATATT ttatAGAGATGATTCTTACAACACATCGCTGTGGTCAGCAGAAAAGAACAAGTCCCCATTTGCAACGGATGAAGAAAACTCTCCTTACAGCTATTCAGCTTTTTTCTATGAGAATGAAATGACTGGCTTAGATTTTGAGTATGACTTTTGTCAGCCTAAGATACTCACATGCACTCCGGAACCAGATGCATTTAATCCCTGTGAAGATATCCTGGGATACAGTTTTCTCAGAATCCTGATTTGGTTTATAAATATCCTGGCAATTGCTGGCAATTTCACTGTACTCCTTGTTCTGATAACTAGCCATTACAAGCTCACTGTTCCTCGCTTCCTCATGTGCAACCTctcttttgctgatttttgcaTGGGACTTTATTTGCTCCTCATCGCTTCTGTCGATGCTCAAACAAGTGGTCAGTATTATAACTATGCAATAGACTGGCAAACAGGCAGTGGCTGCAATACTGCTGGCTTTTTCACGGTGTTTGCAAGCGAGCTTTCAGTGTACACACTAACGGTGATCACTGTAGAAAGGTGGTATACAATCACCTATGCAATGCAGTTGGATCGAAAGCTACGACTAAGGCATGCTGTAGTGATCATGCTTGGTGGCTGGGTATTCTCCATTTTAATAGCAGTGATGCCTCTCTTAGGGGTCAGCAGTTACATGAAGGTCAGTATTTGTTTACCCATGGATATTGAAACAGCTCTTTCCCAAGCCTACATATTGATTATCTTAGTGTTAAATGTTGTAGCTTTTATTGTCATTTGTGCTTGTTACATTAAGATTTACATAGCTGTTCAAAATCCAGAGCTGGTAGCTGCCAATAAAGATACCAAAGTTGCCAAGAGAATGGCAATACTGATCTTCACAGATTTTACCTGCATGGCCCCCATTTCCTTTTTTGCCATATCTGCTGCCTTTAAAGTACCTCTCATCACAGTGACAAACTCTAAGAttttgctggttttattttaccCGGTCAACTCCTGTGCAAACCCATTTCTGTATGCAATTTTCACCAAAGCATTCCGAAGggatttctttctgctgatgaGCAAGCTTGGTTGCTGTAAAAGCCGAGCAGAGCTTTACAGAATGAACTATTTCTCTGCTTACACCTCCAACTGCAAAAATGGCAGCTCAGCTACAGGCCCCAGCAAAGCCTCACAAGCACTGCTACTTTTGTCAGCGTTAGAGAAGCCATATCCAGCGGTACGCAACAAGACAtcttacaaagaaaattaa